In the Clostridium beijerinckii genome, one interval contains:
- a CDS encoding TetR/AcrR family transcriptional regulator, with product MINLDKISLDKETILNATEEIIRRFGPDKANITDVAKLLKVSHAAIYRYYNGKTDLWNAVTERWLTRLHAPSNNILKEDSPADVKLSNLLESFVEAKHNSAINDPEMFANYIKLAQRSMEVIKNGIEEGINSIEKVIVQGITEGIFFTESPYQEARSVYLATSVFIHPNTFEDPDRKQNIESVINLLIKGLKNSNK from the coding sequence GTGATAAATTTGGATAAAATATCGCTAGATAAAGAAACGATCCTTAATGCAACAGAAGAAATAATTCGCCGTTTCGGACCAGATAAAGCGAATATAACTGACGTGGCAAAATTATTAAAAGTAAGTCATGCTGCAATTTATAGATATTATAATGGAAAAACAGATCTATGGAACGCTGTTACCGAGCGTTGGCTTACACGTTTGCATGCTCCGTCAAATAACATATTAAAAGAAGATAGTCCTGCAGATGTTAAACTTAGTAATTTACTCGAAAGTTTTGTTGAAGCTAAGCATAACAGTGCTATTAATGATCCGGAAATGTTTGCGAACTACATAAAACTAGCTCAGAGATCAATGGAAGTAATAAAAAATGGTATAGAAGAGGGAATTAATTCTATTGAGAAGGTTATAGTGCAAGGAATTACAGAAGGTATATTCTTTACAGAATCTCCTTATCAAGAGGCGAGATCTGTATATCTTGCAACCAGCGTTTTTATTCATCCAAACACATTTGAAGATCCTGACAGAAAACAAAACATAGAATCTGTTATAAATCTTTTAATAAAAGGACTTAAGAATTCCAATAAGTAA
- a CDS encoding GNAT family N-acetyltransferase, translated as MGLIFYRLEYYIAWARYLSNPRVNCFRGEKITTHEEAISEAKKKSEDDSHIAVLLNDDENLIGELFYFYEEPDTYSIGWNFNEQYEGRGYAGESAKALFQYLFNEKRARRLYAYVEDDNYRSQKLCEKLGMRKEGCFLEFISFIKDENGIPKYENTFQYALLKKEWEKQQI; from the coding sequence GTGGGTTTAATTTTTTATAGACTAGAATACTATATTGCTTGGGCAAGATATTTATCGAATCCTAGAGTTAACTGTTTTCGAGGTGAGAAAATAACAACACATGAGGAGGCTATATCAGAGGCTAAAAAGAAAAGTGAAGATGACTCTCATATTGCTGTTTTATTGAATGATGACGAGAATTTAATTGGAGAATTATTTTATTTTTATGAAGAACCAGACACCTATTCCATAGGATGGAATTTTAATGAACAATATGAGGGAAGAGGATATGCTGGCGAGAGTGCGAAAGCTTTATTTCAATACCTTTTCAACGAAAAAAGAGCTAGAAGATTATATGCATATGTTGAAGATGATAACTATCGATCACAAAAACTGTGTGAAAAATTAGGGATGCGTAAAGAGGGATGTTTTTTAGAATTTATTTCGTTTATAAAAGATGAAAATGGAATTCCTAAATATGAAAATACGTTTCAGTACGCATTACTGAAAAAAGAATGGGAGAAACAACAAATTTAA
- a CDS encoding YetF domain-containing protein has protein sequence MIPTNTPDVLLRTFILFITLLVLTRILGKKQMSHLTFFNYFTGITIGSIAANMIRETEEPFWDDFIGLIFWCVLTLLVEYIGLKFSKLRQIIDGQSTIIIKRGVILKASLTSNRVNLDDLLMLLRKQNIFSIKEVEYAILEPNGNLSVMKKPQDQQITKSDMNINIPTPKYLPSEIISDGKIVKHNLKELNLSEDWLYSQLKIQNISNLADIIYGELQSDGTLFLQKK, from the coding sequence ATGATCCCAACAAACACACCTGACGTCTTACTAAGAACATTTATACTTTTTATAACATTACTAGTTTTAACCAGAATATTAGGGAAAAAACAAATGAGTCATCTAACTTTTTTTAATTACTTTACTGGAATCACAATTGGCTCAATAGCAGCTAATATGATTCGTGAAACCGAAGAACCTTTTTGGGATGATTTTATAGGGTTAATTTTTTGGTGTGTATTAACTCTTTTAGTTGAATACATTGGCTTAAAATTCAGTAAATTAAGACAAATAATTGATGGTCAATCTACAATAATTATAAAAAGAGGGGTAATTTTAAAAGCTTCTTTAACATCTAATCGTGTTAATTTAGATGACTTATTAATGCTACTTAGGAAACAAAATATATTCTCTATTAAAGAAGTAGAATATGCTATATTAGAGCCCAATGGAAACTTAAGTGTAATGAAAAAGCCACAAGATCAGCAAATTACTAAATCTGATATGAACATTAATATTCCTACACCAAAATACTTACCATCTGAAATAATTTCTGACGGAAAAATAGTTAAACATAATTTGAAAGAATTAAATTTAAGCGAAGATTGGTTATATTCTCAACTTAAAATTCAAAATATATCTAATTTAGCGGATATAATATATGGAGAACTTCAAAGTGATGGCACATTATTTCTACAAAAGAAATAA
- a CDS encoding DUF2200 domain-containing protein: MTKHKIYTMSVASVYPLYVMKAEKKGRTKTEVDEIILWLTGYSKEELEAELEKQADFETFFAEAPKMNPLRTLIKGVVCGVRVEDIEEPTMKEIRYLDKLIDELAKGKAMDKILRK, from the coding sequence ATGACAAAACATAAGATTTATACAATGAGTGTAGCAAGTGTCTACCCCCTTTATGTTATGAAGGCAGAGAAAAAGGGACGTACAAAAACAGAGGTTGATGAAATAATCCTATGGTTGACAGGATATAGCAAAGAAGAGCTAGAAGCTGAGCTGGAAAAACAGGCTGATTTTGAGACTTTCTTTGCAGAAGCTCCTAAAATGAATCCTTTACGAACTTTGATTAAAGGAGTTGTCTGTGGTGTTCGAGTGGAAGACATTGAAGAACCAACTATGAAGGAAATTCGCTATTTGGATAAGCTAATAGATGAGCTAGCAAAAGGAAAAGCGATGGATAAAATTTTAAGAAAATAA
- a CDS encoding GNAT family N-acetyltransferase, with the protein MDITIEFGEVNDIDELENFYNDLNDYLADEVNYPGWIKGIYPVRQNAIDGIKNGNLYVAKHNGTSIGSIILSHEPEPAYYNVKWGFEYDYSDVFVIHTFAVQPRFMKCGVGKALMDFADKHSVKSKVKSIRLDVFEGNMPAIRLYEKCGFEYIDTVDLGLGNYGLDWFKLYEKLI; encoded by the coding sequence ATGGATATTACTATTGAATTTGGGGAAGTAAATGATATTGATGAATTAGAAAATTTTTATAATGATTTAAATGATTATTTGGCAGATGAAGTAAATTATCCGGGATGGATAAAGGGTATATATCCTGTAAGGCAAAATGCAATTGATGGCATTAAAAACGGAAATCTTTATGTAGCAAAGCATAATGGAACAAGCATTGGTTCTATTATTTTAAGCCATGAGCCTGAACCGGCATATTATAATGTTAAATGGGGATTTGAGTATGACTATTCAGATGTTTTTGTTATACATACATTTGCTGTTCAGCCAAGATTTATGAAATGTGGTGTAGGTAAAGCACTAATGGACTTTGCTGATAAGCATAGTGTTAAGTCAAAAGTTAAATCAATTAGATTGGATGTTTTTGAAGGTAATATGCCTGCCATTAGGCTTTATGAAAAATGTGGATTTGAATATATTGATACTGTTGATTTGGGCCTTGGAAACTACGGATTGGATTGGTTTAAACTGTATGAAAAATTAATATGA
- a CDS encoding helix-turn-helix transcriptional regulator: protein MKKSERLNHMMMYLNDLDYFNLSDLTNKYNISRSTALHDIASLEELGMPIYAEQGRYGRYVILKNRLLSPIIFTIDEVYALYFAMLTLKAYESTPFHLSIEKLNEKFENCLSGEQIKEINKIKKVLKFIRKTILL from the coding sequence ATGAAAAAATCAGAAAGATTAAACCATATGATGATGTATTTGAATGACTTAGATTACTTTAATTTAAGTGATTTAACAAATAAATATAACATTTCAAGAAGTACAGCTTTACATGACATTGCTTCATTAGAAGAATTGGGAATGCCTATTTATGCAGAGCAAGGTAGGTACGGAAGATATGTTATATTGAAAAATAGATTATTGTCACCTATTATATTTACCATAGATGAAGTATACGCTTTATATTTTGCAATGCTCACACTGAAAGCCTATGAGTCTACGCCTTTTCATTTAAGTATAGAAAAATTAAATGAAAAATTTGAAAACTGCCTATCAGGAGAACAAATAAAAGAAATTAATAAGATTAAAAAGGTCTTAAAATTTATAAGGAAAACTATCCTTCTATGA
- a CDS encoding VOC family protein → MSTTLEIAIFLSMNGKAQDAINFYKKHFNAEQLMIITYSDLVKMGDKSIEINDENKNHISHSVLKIGKTKIMLNENPMDANEKYQAGNNTSLCIQSADLEEIQQFYNSLIADERVRIIVPLASNIFSKAYGIVEDPFGIKIQLCFDERLK, encoded by the coding sequence ATGAGTACAACGCTAGAAATTGCTATTTTCCTTTCAATGAATGGAAAAGCACAAGATGCTATTAATTTTTACAAGAAACACTTTAATGCAGAACAGTTAATGATTATAACATATTCAGACCTGGTAAAGATGGGGGATAAATCAATAGAAATTAATGACGAAAATAAAAATCACATCTCTCACTCTGTTTTAAAAATAGGTAAGACTAAAATTATGCTTAATGAAAATCCAATGGATGCTAATGAAAAGTACCAAGCTGGTAATAATACTTCTCTATGTATTCAAAGTGCTGATTTGGAGGAAATCCAACAATTCTACAATAGCTTAATTGCAGATGAAAGAGTTAGAATAATTGTACCATTAGCCAGTAATATATTTAGTAAAGCATATGGTATTGTTGAAGACCCATTTGGTATTAAAATTCAATTATGTTTTGATGAGAGATTAAAGTAA
- a CDS encoding DUF2200 domain-containing protein — protein sequence MKEICYLDKLIDELAKEKAADKPFKVYTFPVNMSGFSGLPCRVIAEIEWCERMETK from the coding sequence ATGAAGGAAATTTGCTATTTAGATAAGCTAATAGATGAGTTAGCAAAAGAAAAAGCAGCAGATAAACCATTTAAAGTATATACTTTCCCAGTAAATATGAGCGGATTTTCAGGGCTCCCTTGTAGGGTGATTGCTGAAATAGAGTGGTGTGAGAGGATGGAAACAAAATAA
- a CDS encoding methionyl aminopeptidase, with amino-acid sequence MILNRNDLCWCKSGVKYKNCHLEFDKKLSDLKRKGHIVPTRDLIKTKEQIEGIRKSAEVNNGLLDLISENIKEGMTTEQIDKLAYDYTISKGGIPADLNYDGFPKSICISINNEVCHGIPSDDVVLKNGDIVNVDATTILNGYYSDASRMFMIGEVSEEARKLVQVTKECVNKGLEAVKPWAFLGDIGAAIQEHAENNGYSVVREFGGHGVGLDIHEDPFVFHFGKRGTDMVLAPGMVFTIEPMINAGSHEIFIDEDNGWTALTADGSLSAQWEHTVLVTEDGVEVISK; translated from the coding sequence ATGATATTAAACAGAAATGATTTATGTTGGTGTAAAAGTGGAGTGAAGTATAAAAATTGTCATTTAGAATTTGATAAGAAATTAAGTGACTTAAAAAGAAAAGGACATATAGTACCAACAAGAGATCTTATAAAAACAAAAGAGCAAATTGAAGGAATAAGAAAGAGTGCAGAGGTTAATAATGGTCTTTTAGATTTGATTAGTGAAAACATCAAAGAAGGCATGACAACAGAGCAGATAGATAAATTAGCATATGATTATACTATATCAAAGGGTGGAATTCCAGCAGACCTTAATTATGATGGATTTCCTAAAAGTATTTGTATATCAATAAATAATGAAGTATGTCATGGAATACCAAGTGACGATGTTGTCCTTAAAAATGGGGATATTGTAAATGTGGATGCTACTACTATATTAAATGGATATTATTCAGATGCATCAAGAATGTTTATGATTGGTGAAGTAAGTGAAGAAGCTAGGAAATTGGTTCAAGTAACTAAAGAATGCGTAAATAAAGGACTGGAAGCAGTTAAACCTTGGGCATTTTTAGGAGATATTGGAGCAGCGATTCAGGAACATGCAGAAAATAATGGCTATTCAGTAGTTAGAGAATTTGGAGGACATGGAGTTGGTTTAGATATTCATGAAGATCCATTTGTTTTCCATTTTGGAAAAAGAGGAACAGATATGGTTTTGGCGCCTGGAATGGTGTTCACAATTGAACCAATGATAAATGCTGGAAGTCATGAAATATTTATAGATGAGGATAATGGATGGACTGCATTGACAGCTGATGGTTCTCTTTCAGCACAATGGGAACACACAGTTCTTGTAACAGAAGATGGGGTAGAAGTTATTTCAAAATAA
- a CDS encoding DUF5680 domain-containing protein, with amino-acid sequence MSFQEQLQTLRKAKGLSQEKLAEFLGISRQSVAKWEVGQSYPDIARLIALSEFFKVSIDKLVNDYEENCRLSIEENKVNNINRNIIDFLCRAKKATYAGNGGECKSSRPNSHDLEYVEGNLKYIDTYLGGERFSGEEGLWQDDIPFWSMNYTGRVLDERFSGSFLKEALSLVTEENPYRGPIIYQNGQYKYHCIINGEFKWFQGHEEIYFGNIKVYECYFHGGSIK; translated from the coding sequence ATGAGTTTTCAGGAACAATTGCAAACACTTAGAAAAGCAAAAGGTCTATCGCAAGAAAAATTAGCTGAATTCTTAGGCATATCAAGACAATCAGTTGCAAAATGGGAAGTAGGACAGTCCTATCCAGATATAGCTAGATTAATTGCATTAAGTGAGTTCTTTAAAGTAAGCATTGATAAATTAGTCAATGATTATGAAGAAAATTGTAGGTTATCAATAGAAGAAAATAAAGTTAATAATATAAATAGAAATATAATTGATTTTCTATGTAGGGCTAAAAAAGCTACGTATGCTGGAAATGGTGGAGAGTGTAAATCTTCAAGACCAAATTCGCATGATTTAGAATATGTAGAAGGAAACTTAAAATATATTGATACCTATTTAGGTGGAGAAAGATTTTCAGGGGAAGAAGGTTTGTGGCAAGATGATATTCCATTTTGGTCAATGAATTATACTGGAAGAGTTTTGGATGAAAGATTTTCAGGTAGTTTTTTAAAGGAAGCTTTGAGTTTAGTAACTGAAGAGAATCCATATAGAGGTCCTATTATTTATCAAAATGGACAGTATAAATATCATTGCATTATAAATGGTGAATTTAAGTGGTTTCAAGGGCATGAGGAAATATATTTTGGTAATATTAAAGTTTATGAATGTTATTTTCATGGAGGATCAATTAAATAG
- a CDS encoding SDR family oxidoreductase: MEKELVLVTGGSGFIAVHIILKLLKRGYRVRTTLRTLSRQDEVKSMLAKGGAVDFENLEFIQTDLTSDINWIEAVTDANYVIHVASPTPATRPDDGDEMVKMAVDGTLRVMKAAKAAGVKRVVLTSASGAVLSGHKSHPEIFTEEDWTDLSGNIDAYQRSKTMAELAAWEFAKKENMELSAVNPVAVMGPVLGQDFSHSNQIIRAMLKGDMPFLLNIGFDYVDVRDVAELHLLAMTCPEAAGERFIATTGENLTYKEEAKILQRYLGSTAKKVSTKALPDFMIKFMAIFKKDLRMPATFLGQNTACSNAKAKKLLGWQPRPAEEAIVATAKSMIELGLIDK; encoded by the coding sequence ATGGAAAAAGAATTAGTTTTAGTAACAGGCGGAAGTGGCTTCATTGCCGTACACATAATATTAAAGCTTTTGAAACGGGGATATCGAGTTCGTACAACACTTCGTACATTGTCACGCCAAGATGAGGTTAAGTCAATGCTTGCAAAAGGCGGAGCAGTTGATTTTGAAAATCTTGAGTTTATACAGACAGATTTGACAAGTGATATAAACTGGATAGAGGCTGTAACTGATGCAAATTATGTTATTCATGTGGCATCACCAACACCAGCCACACGTCCTGATGATGGTGATGAAATGGTGAAAATGGCAGTTGATGGTACACTGCGAGTAATGAAGGCAGCGAAAGCGGCAGGTGTTAAACGTGTAGTCCTAACTTCTGCTTCAGGGGCAGTGCTTTCAGGCCATAAATCTCATCCGGAAATTTTCACAGAGGAAGATTGGACTGACTTGTCAGGCAATATTGATGCATACCAACGTTCAAAAACTATGGCAGAGCTTGCAGCTTGGGAATTTGCAAAGAAAGAGAATATGGAACTCTCAGCTGTTAATCCTGTGGCGGTCATGGGACCTGTACTTGGACAGGATTTTTCCCACTCTAATCAGATTATTCGTGCGATGCTAAAGGGGGATATGCCATTCCTCTTAAATATTGGATTTGATTACGTTGATGTGAGAGATGTTGCAGAATTACATTTGCTTGCGATGACATGTCCAGAAGCAGCTGGGGAGCGATTTATTGCTACTACAGGTGAAAATCTGACATATAAAGAAGAAGCGAAAATTTTGCAGAGATATTTAGGAAGTACAGCAAAAAAAGTATCTACTAAGGCACTGCCGGATTTTATGATTAAATTTATGGCAATTTTTAAAAAGGATTTACGTATGCCAGCAACGTTTTTAGGACAAAACACAGCTTGTAGCAATGCAAAAGCTAAGAAGTTACTTGGGTGGCAGCCAAGACCAGCAGAAGAAGCAATCGTGGCAACTGCAAAAAGTATGATTGAACTTGGATTAATTGATAAATAG
- a CDS encoding TetR/AcrR family transcriptional regulator, protein MAATNHSQAIKKDTKDFITIAMLQLLATEKLSELTVSQVCKRAGVSRMAFYRNFNDLEQILYEYYQPKIAAVFYTIHQNPSFSDKFDIQLKFFSTFSDDLLSSVDRGYEPIIQQIFIEEINKFYAPDSGEYWTTFMSAGVYAVWRKWFLSGQQKPLQEIMEFFKQFDTLKKTF, encoded by the coding sequence ATGGCAGCAACAAATCACTCACAAGCAATCAAAAAAGATACAAAGGATTTTATAACAATAGCTATGCTGCAGTTGCTTGCAACAGAAAAATTATCAGAATTAACAGTTTCACAAGTTTGTAAACGGGCAGGTGTAAGCCGCATGGCTTTTTACCGAAATTTTAACGATCTCGAGCAGATTTTGTATGAGTATTATCAACCAAAGATTGCAGCTGTATTTTATACGATTCATCAAAATCCATCCTTCTCTGATAAATTTGATATCCAATTAAAGTTTTTCAGTACCTTTAGTGATGATTTACTTTCATCTGTTGACCGTGGATATGAACCAATTATTCAGCAGATTTTTATAGAAGAAATAAACAAATTTTATGCTCCTGATAGTGGTGAATACTGGACAACTTTCATGTCAGCAGGCGTTTATGCTGTTTGGCGAAAATGGTTTCTAAGTGGACAGCAAAAACCGCTCCAAGAAATAATGGAATTCTTTAAGCAATTTGATACATTAAAAAAGACTTTTTAA
- a CDS encoding flavodoxin family protein, producing MSKVVIFNASPRKNGYNSKLLEQVAKGAESKGAEIIEFNLNDAGIRGCQSCFYCRTHDGCAINDYLKPMYEAINEADAIVFGSPIYYYQITGQAKVWLDRTFPLIDHDGNTITPRQPGKKVVTIFTQANSNPEVGAEGIKYVTNIFNTYGWKSEDNIHVCGAELVPDLTALEELSLRAFKAGENLVG from the coding sequence ATGTCAAAAGTAGTTATTTTTAATGCTAGTCCAAGAAAGAATGGGTATAATTCAAAATTATTAGAACAAGTAGCAAAAGGTGCTGAGTCTAAAGGTGCTGAGATTATAGAATTTAATTTAAACGATGCTGGAATTCGTGGATGTCAAAGCTGCTTCTATTGTCGTACCCATGATGGTTGTGCTATTAATGATTATCTTAAACCAATGTATGAGGCTATTAATGAAGCAGATGCCATTGTATTTGGTTCTCCAATCTACTACTATCAAATTACAGGTCAAGCAAAAGTTTGGTTAGACCGTACATTTCCATTGATTGACCATGATGGAAACACCATTACACCTAGACAGCCAGGTAAAAAGGTAGTAACAATATTTACTCAAGCTAATTCAAATCCTGAAGTAGGTGCAGAAGGTATTAAATATGTTACTAATATCTTCAACACATATGGCTGGAAATCAGAGGATAATATTCATGTTTGTGGAGCTGAACTTGTTCCTGATTTAACAGCGTTAGAGGAGTTATCTTTAAGAGCATTTAAGGCTGGGGAAAATCTAGTTGGATAA
- a CDS encoding winged helix-turn-helix transcriptional regulator: MASKQELEKYLNIVRESDFNEKCPIKDALEVIGGKWKLNILGQLLRKDVCRFNQLKRDVSGITNTMLANSLRELENDELIIRNQYNEMPVRVEYTLTDKGRNLLPLLYELTIWWEDYIKNKEISK, encoded by the coding sequence ATGGCAAGCAAACAAGAATTAGAGAAATATTTAAATATAGTGAGAGAATCAGATTTTAATGAAAAATGCCCTATAAAAGATGCATTGGAAGTAATCGGAGGCAAATGGAAACTGAATATATTAGGGCAGTTACTAAGAAAAGACGTATGTCGCTTTAATCAATTAAAAAGAGACGTATCAGGAATAACAAATACAATGCTAGCAAATTCATTACGTGAACTCGAGAATGATGAATTAATTATTAGAAATCAATATAATGAAATGCCTGTAAGAGTAGAATACACCTTAACTGATAAAGGAAGAAATCTGTTACCATTACTTTATGAATTAACTATTTGGTGGGAGGATTATATAAAGAATAAAGAAATTTCAAAATAA
- a CDS encoding RNA polymerase sigma factor: MSEEELVIKIQSGDMNALGELFEIYKNESFKYSYLITGSKYTSEDIVQEAFISCYKNIKSLKNPEFFKSWFFKMLTRIAWRYAKKDKKSLPVDNIFEKLDEKNIDTSIEQYLRKEQNNNLYAEIEKLDLKQKTVIVLYYFNGLTVSEIAKVMGCFEGTVKSRLHSARKKLKSSLIKCNDEYNHRNLKRVGLDG; encoded by the coding sequence GTGTCTGAAGAAGAACTTGTCATAAAAATCCAGTCTGGTGATATGAACGCATTAGGTGAATTGTTTGAAATATATAAAAATGAATCATTCAAATACTCATATCTTATTACAGGTAGCAAGTATACAAGTGAAGATATTGTACAAGAAGCATTTATAAGCTGTTATAAAAATATAAAAAGTCTTAAAAATCCTGAATTTTTTAAATCATGGTTTTTTAAAATGCTTACGAGAATTGCGTGGAGATATGCGAAAAAAGATAAAAAATCACTGCCAGTTGATAACATTTTTGAAAAATTAGATGAAAAAAATATTGATACTTCTATAGAGCAATATTTAAGAAAAGAGCAAAATAATAATCTTTATGCAGAAATTGAAAAGCTTGATTTAAAACAAAAAACAGTAATAGTTCTATATTATTTTAATGGTCTTACAGTTAGCGAAATTGCAAAAGTAATGGGCTGCTTTGAAGGAACGGTCAAATCCAGGCTTCATAGTGCAAGAAAAAAATTAAAAAGCAGTTTAATTAAATGTAACGATGAATATAATCATAGAAATTTAAAGAGGGTGGGACTTGATGGATAA
- a CDS encoding DUF4179 domain-containing protein, producing the protein MINKKLIKTLGHIFGIMTFMLASGITYTSAFADDTIATTAPATATTTSASATYTDNTATSIKDYSITINKSSEENGIKVTVNSALSTKHNLKVTLKIEGITDPKAIEHNNSLFEVSYGDKDYGFNSTSSRQYADDKTMFLTLEKTNYEGEYPESGNLRVDVVLSNYKVNIGMDIPVDFTNSINKVFTKNISGTIPEINYTLKQLDSDSMGTTISYTEPKQNEADIDNNNDFWDSQILLKVDNNFYKLGSKGDSIRDDGTIIGHYTSKLPVYDIVKNGKDISIIPILYKVSMDDSDMISDSSNKNITNDSANNLSYEKEFSSSSGLKGTIYNVERNDNSVKVYCKGQSELESLIIASNISLNYNHVKGQKYTTIYNYNKFASFYKDPKDSLGYIVEFDNVEKDKAAALNISYMLKEISTYKMSDEIKTSN; encoded by the coding sequence ATGATAAATAAAAAATTGATCAAAACCCTTGGTCATATATTTGGAATCATGACATTTATGTTAGCTTCCGGTATAACTTATACGTCAGCTTTTGCTGATGATACTATAGCAACAACGGCACCCGCTACTGCTACAACCACTAGCGCGAGTGCTACTTATACAGATAATACAGCTACATCAATTAAAGATTATTCTATAACTATAAATAAAAGTTCAGAAGAAAATGGGATTAAGGTGACTGTTAATAGTGCACTATCTACAAAACATAATTTAAAAGTAACTCTTAAAATTGAAGGAATCACTGATCCTAAAGCAATTGAACATAATAATTCGCTTTTTGAAGTATCATATGGTGACAAAGATTACGGCTTTAACTCTACCTCTTCTAGACAATATGCAGATGATAAAACTATGTTTTTAACCTTAGAAAAAACTAATTATGAAGGTGAATATCCTGAAAGTGGAAACTTAAGAGTTGATGTAGTTCTTTCAAATTACAAAGTTAATATTGGCATGGATATACCTGTAGATTTCACTAATTCTATTAATAAAGTATTTACTAAAAATATTTCAGGCACAATACCTGAAATTAATTATACTTTGAAACAATTAGATTCAGATTCCATGGGGACAACCATAAGTTATACTGAGCCTAAACAAAATGAGGCTGATATTGATAACAATAATGATTTTTGGGATTCACAAATATTATTAAAAGTTGATAATAATTTTTATAAATTAGGCTCTAAAGGCGATAGCATTAGAGACGACGGAACAATTATTGGGCATTATACATCTAAATTGCCAGTTTATGATATTGTAAAAAACGGAAAGGATATAAGTATAATTCCAATACTTTATAAAGTATCAATGGATGACTCTGATATGATATCCGATAGTAGTAATAAAAACATTACCAATGATTCTGCAAACAACTTAAGTTATGAAAAAGAGTTCAGCTCTTCTAGCGGATTGAAAGGTACAATATATAATGTTGAAAGAAATGATAATAGTGTAAAGGTATATTGCAAAGGACAGTCTGAGTTAGAAAGTTTAATTATAGCAAGCAATATTTCTTTAAACTACAATCATGTTAAGGGACAAAAGTATACTACTATTTATAATTACAATAAGTTTGCAAGCTTTTATAAAGATCCAAAAGATTCCCTTGGCTACATTGTAGAATTTGATAATGTTGAAAAAGATAAAGCTGCTGCTTTAAATATTAGTTATATGCTAAAAGAAATTAGTACGTACAAAATGAGTGATGAAATAAAAACATCAAATTAA